A single window of Bradyrhizobium daqingense DNA harbors:
- a CDS encoding molybdopterin molybdotransferase MoeA: MALMPVSDALAAVLAGAEPLPHEMAALDAAFHRVLARDVAALRTQPPEAMSAMDGYAVRAADAVTVDSTLTVIGEVAAGRPFAGSVGPGEAVRIFTGGIIPTGANAVVIQEDTVADGKQVTIKEAAIAGRHIRPAGVDFSEGDVLLRRGARLTERDLALAAAMNHPQLVVCRRPKVAILATGDELVLPGSKPGHGQIVYSNGYALHALARSEGAETIDLGIAADTLESTAAGIRRARESGADILVTSGGASVGDHDLVQQALRDEGIAMAFWKIAMRPGKPMMHGRLGAMRVIGLPGNPVSSYVCAFLFMVPLIRALSGRSVIHHRHERAVLGKDVGANDMRADYLRARLEERDDGALVAVPVNHQDSSLLANLAAAQALLVRAPFAPRAEAGTPCEVLRLPV, translated from the coding sequence GTGGCCCTGATGCCGGTTTCCGACGCGCTTGCCGCGGTGCTGGCGGGTGCCGAGCCGTTGCCTCACGAGATGGCCGCGCTCGATGCGGCCTTCCACCGTGTGCTCGCCCGCGACGTGGCAGCGCTGCGCACGCAGCCCCCGGAAGCCATGTCGGCGATGGATGGCTACGCCGTGCGCGCGGCCGATGCGGTAACGGTCGATTCCACGCTCACGGTCATCGGCGAGGTTGCGGCAGGCCGGCCATTTGCCGGGTCGGTCGGTCCCGGCGAAGCGGTGCGGATCTTCACCGGCGGCATCATTCCCACCGGCGCCAACGCGGTCGTGATCCAGGAGGACACCGTTGCCGACGGCAAGCAGGTGACGATCAAGGAAGCCGCCATCGCCGGGCGGCACATTCGCCCCGCAGGCGTTGATTTCTCCGAAGGCGACGTGCTGCTGCGCAGGGGAGCCCGACTCACCGAACGCGATCTGGCGCTCGCCGCCGCCATGAATCACCCGCAGCTTGTGGTTTGCCGCCGTCCGAAGGTCGCGATTCTCGCCACCGGCGACGAGCTCGTGTTGCCAGGTTCGAAGCCCGGCCACGGCCAGATCGTCTATTCCAACGGCTACGCGCTGCACGCGCTCGCCCGCAGCGAGGGGGCCGAGACGATCGACCTCGGCATTGCCGCCGACACGCTCGAGTCCACCGCCGCCGGCATCCGCCGCGCGCGCGAAAGCGGCGCGGACATCCTGGTCACGTCCGGCGGGGCTTCGGTCGGCGATCACGATCTGGTCCAGCAGGCGCTCCGCGACGAAGGCATCGCGATGGCGTTCTGGAAGATCGCGATGCGCCCGGGCAAGCCGATGATGCACGGACGACTGGGGGCGATGCGCGTGATCGGCCTGCCTGGCAATCCGGTCTCGTCCTATGTCTGCGCCTTCCTGTTCATGGTGCCGCTGATTCGCGCCTTGTCGGGCCGATCCGTGATTCATCATCGTCACGAGCGCGCCGTGCTCGGCAAGGACGTCGGCGCAAACGACATGCGGGCGGATTATCTTCGCGCGAGGCTGGAGGAGCGCGACGACGGCGCGCTCGTCGCTGTTCCCGTCAACCACCAGGATTCCTCGCTGCTTGCGAATCTTGCTGCGGCACAGGCACTTCTCGTGCGCGCGCCGTTCGCACCCAGGGCCGAAGCCGGCACGCCTTGCGAGGTGCTGCGCCTGCCCGTCTGA
- the lexA gene encoding transcriptional repressor LexA: protein MLTRKQYELLRFISERLKESGVPPSFDEMKDALDLRSKSGIHRLITALEERGFIRRLPNRARAIEVIKLPELQAAAGNRRGFTPSVIEGNLGKIRASSSPPADEGERPVAVPVMGRIAAGTPIEALQTRSHTISVPPDMLGSGEHYALEVRGDSMVEAGILDGDMALIQRNESADTGDIVVALIDDEEATLKRFRRRGASIALEPANAAYEVRILPPNRVKIQGKLIGLYRKY, encoded by the coding sequence ATGTTAACGCGCAAACAATACGAGCTTCTGCGGTTCATCAGCGAACGTCTGAAGGAAAGCGGCGTGCCGCCCTCCTTCGACGAGATGAAGGATGCGCTCGACCTGCGCTCGAAGTCAGGCATCCATCGCCTGATCACCGCACTCGAGGAGCGCGGCTTCATCCGCCGCCTGCCCAACCGCGCCCGCGCCATCGAGGTGATCAAACTGCCCGAGCTCCAGGCCGCTGCCGGCAACCGCCGCGGCTTCACGCCGAGCGTCATCGAGGGCAATCTCGGCAAGATCCGTGCGAGCTCCAGCCCGCCCGCGGACGAGGGCGAGCGTCCGGTTGCCGTGCCCGTGATGGGCCGCATCGCGGCCGGCACGCCGATCGAGGCATTGCAGACCCGCAGCCACACCATCAGCGTCCCGCCGGACATGCTCGGCTCCGGCGAACATTACGCGCTCGAGGTGCGCGGGGATTCGATGGTCGAAGCGGGTATCCTCGATGGCGACATGGCACTGATCCAGCGTAACGAGAGCGCCGATACCGGAGACATCGTCGTGGCGCTGATCGACGACGAGGAAGCGACGCTCAAGCGCTTCCGCCGCCGCGGTGCCTCGATCGCGCTCGAGCCGGCCAACGCCGCCTACGAGGTGCGCATCCTGCCGCCCAACCGGGTGAAGATTCAGGGCAAGCTGATCGGGCTGTACCGCAAATACTGA
- a CDS encoding GAF domain-containing protein, which translates to MKAFIRVVELWVPDRTRMRLEFGGGLYGEGLSAFKAVSEDLRFGHDEGLPGKAWASGHPVILTKFANSYFKRTDQALAAGLTCGVAVPVFAGEFLQAVMVLFCGDDEAHVGAIELWHNDPDVSHEMRLVDGYYGTADMFEFNSRHTRFPRGFGLPGRTWKAGLPLIIKDLHNARSFLRWEEAAEVGINLGVGVPYRTGADQSWVLTFLSAQATPIARRFEIWVPNEARSALVFRAGDCSGQTDLAGLYATTSIARSDGSIGGAWATGMPALNDDLAHDDSIAAAEARAAGLSQMVALPVIGSAGLDAVLAWYL; encoded by the coding sequence ATGAAAGCCTTCATTCGCGTCGTCGAACTCTGGGTGCCCGACCGCACGCGCATGCGGCTGGAATTCGGCGGCGGCCTCTACGGTGAAGGGCTGTCCGCGTTCAAGGCCGTGAGTGAGGACCTGCGCTTCGGTCATGACGAGGGGCTGCCCGGCAAAGCGTGGGCCAGCGGCCATCCGGTGATCCTCACCAAGTTTGCCAACTCGTACTTCAAGCGGACCGATCAGGCGCTCGCAGCTGGCCTCACCTGCGGCGTCGCGGTGCCGGTGTTCGCCGGCGAATTCCTGCAGGCCGTGATGGTGCTGTTCTGCGGCGATGACGAAGCGCATGTCGGGGCGATCGAGCTCTGGCACAACGATCCCGATGTCTCCCACGAGATGCGGCTCGTCGACGGTTACTATGGCACCGCCGACATGTTCGAATTCAACTCCCGCCACACCAGATTCCCGCGCGGCTTCGGCCTGCCCGGACGCACCTGGAAGGCCGGCCTGCCGCTGATCATCAAGGACCTGCATAACGCCAGGAGTTTTCTGCGGTGGGAAGAAGCCGCCGAGGTCGGGATCAATCTCGGCGTCGGCGTGCCCTACCGCACCGGCGCCGACCAGAGCTGGGTGCTGACCTTCCTCTCCGCACAGGCCACCCCGATCGCGCGACGCTTCGAGATCTGGGTCCCGAACGAGGCTCGCTCTGCGCTGGTCTTCCGCGCCGGCGATTGCAGCGGGCAGACCGACCTTGCGGGCCTCTATGCGACGACATCGATCGCCAGGAGCGACGGCAGCATCGGGGGCGCCTGGGCCACCGGCATGCCCGCGCTCAACGATGATCTCGCGCATGACGACTCGATCGCGGCTGCGGAGGCCCGCGCGGCCGGGCTGAGCCAGATGGTGGCACTGCCGGTCATCGGCAGCGCCGGTCTCGACGCCGTGCTGGCCTGGTATCTGTAG
- a CDS encoding ComEC/Rec2 family competence protein, with translation MAEPGRPIRSQGVAGTWPLGRAASAGGLAPAGFGLWPAIIETLRGWARAEAGPGRLLPWVPVAFGGGIALYFAADHEPVLWVVASTAATLMLGAMLLRRSRLFAPAIMIAAIAAGFCIATWKTARIAHPVLAKPLYSVSLSGFVEARDIRERTDRFVLRVTAMEAQRSDVKLERVRLSVRKGTAPEVGSFVQLKARLMPPISPVRPGSYDFSRDMYFQGIGASGFVMGTIAASVPPEAGGLRLRYAAFMQGLRDAIDARIRATLEGDNRAIATALLTGRRDAISAPVNDAMFVSGLGHVLSISGYHMAVVAGVVFFAVRALLALIPGLTADFAIKKWSAAAALVAAAFYLLLSGAEVATQRSFFMTAVVLIAVMVDRRAITFRTLAVAALIVLAVAPEALVHPSFQMSFAATLGLVALVQIGMPNLFASPDHSATARIALWGGREIAILFLASLIAGLATTPYAAFHFHRVTPYGVIANLGAMPVVSALVMPAGLLGLIAAPFGLDGVFWWLMGIGIDWMVAVSSWVAALPGAIGRIPAFGIAPLMAASLGIIMMGLLRTPLRWAGALLLLVSLAWGLSARQPDILIAGDGASVAVRGKDGQLHVIRASKDSFLLREWLAADADPRDAATNSLADGVSCDEAGCVTPLADGRLVALSLRVDGLADDCSRAALVVTTRPAPSGCAAMVVDRPRLASQGALALTQRGDGFAVQAVRARGASRPWLPAGAGEGDFDGSLVPKNFTAKTAAPRSRDATPAETDLQADD, from the coding sequence ATGGCGGAGCCGGGCCGGCCAATACGCTCCCAGGGAGTTGCCGGGACGTGGCCGCTCGGCCGCGCTGCCTCGGCTGGCGGCCTAGCACCTGCTGGCTTTGGCCTGTGGCCCGCGATCATCGAGACATTGCGCGGCTGGGCGCGCGCGGAAGCCGGTCCGGGGCGCCTGCTGCCTTGGGTGCCCGTCGCGTTCGGCGGCGGCATCGCGCTCTATTTCGCCGCCGATCATGAGCCGGTGCTCTGGGTCGTCGCGTCGACGGCGGCCACGCTCATGCTCGGCGCAATGCTGCTCCGACGCAGCCGGCTGTTCGCCCCGGCGATCATGATCGCAGCGATCGCCGCCGGCTTTTGCATCGCGACCTGGAAGACGGCGCGCATCGCCCATCCCGTGCTGGCCAAGCCGCTCTATTCGGTGTCGCTCTCGGGTTTCGTCGAAGCGCGCGATATCCGCGAGCGCACCGACCGTTTCGTGCTGCGCGTCACCGCGATGGAGGCGCAGCGCAGCGACGTCAAGCTGGAGCGCGTGCGTCTGTCGGTGCGCAAGGGGACGGCGCCGGAGGTCGGCAGCTTCGTGCAGCTGAAGGCGCGGCTGATGCCGCCGATCTCGCCGGTGCGGCCCGGCAGCTATGACTTCTCCCGGGACATGTATTTTCAAGGCATCGGCGCTTCCGGTTTCGTGATGGGAACGATCGCGGCGTCGGTACCGCCGGAGGCCGGTGGCTTGCGGCTGCGCTATGCTGCGTTCATGCAGGGCCTGCGCGATGCGATCGACGCACGCATCCGCGCGACGCTCGAGGGCGACAATCGCGCGATCGCAACGGCATTGCTCACCGGACGGCGCGATGCGATCAGCGCGCCCGTCAACGACGCCATGTTCGTTTCGGGGCTCGGCCATGTACTGTCGATTTCCGGCTATCACATGGCGGTCGTCGCCGGCGTCGTGTTCTTCGCGGTGCGCGCGCTGCTGGCGCTGATCCCGGGGCTGACGGCCGACTTCGCCATCAAGAAATGGTCGGCGGCCGCCGCGCTGGTCGCGGCTGCGTTCTATTTGCTGCTGTCGGGTGCGGAAGTCGCGACGCAACGCTCGTTCTTCATGACGGCAGTTGTGCTGATCGCGGTCATGGTGGATCGCCGGGCCATCACCTTTCGTACGCTGGCGGTGGCGGCGCTGATCGTGCTTGCGGTTGCGCCCGAAGCGCTGGTGCATCCGAGCTTTCAAATGTCGTTTGCGGCAACGCTCGGTCTCGTCGCGCTGGTGCAGATCGGCATGCCGAACCTGTTCGCCTCGCCCGATCATTCGGCGACCGCGCGCATCGCATTGTGGGGCGGCCGCGAGATCGCGATCCTATTCCTGGCCTCGCTGATCGCGGGGCTCGCGACCACGCCCTATGCGGCCTTCCACTTCCATCGCGTCACGCCCTACGGCGTCATCGCCAATCTTGGCGCGATGCCGGTGGTCTCGGCATTGGTGATGCCGGCGGGGCTGCTGGGACTGATTGCAGCGCCCTTCGGGCTCGACGGCGTGTTCTGGTGGCTGATGGGGATCGGCATCGACTGGATGGTCGCGGTGTCGAGCTGGGTGGCGGCACTGCCGGGTGCGATCGGCCGCATTCCGGCTTTCGGCATTGCGCCGTTGATGGCGGCAAGCCTCGGCATCATCATGATGGGGCTGTTGCGGACGCCCTTGCGCTGGGCCGGTGCCCTGTTGCTGCTGGTGTCCCTCGCCTGGGGCTTGTCGGCGCGCCAGCCCGATATCCTGATTGCCGGGGACGGCGCGAGCGTCGCGGTGCGGGGGAAGGACGGGCAGCTGCACGTGATCCGGGCGAGCAAGGACAGCTTTCTGCTGAGGGAATGGCTGGCGGCCGACGCCGATCCGCGCGACGCCGCAACCAATTCGCTGGCCGATGGCGTGTCATGCGACGAAGCCGGCTGCGTGACGCCGCTCGCCGACGGGCGGCTGGTCGCGCTGTCCCTGCGCGTCGACGGGCTTGCCGATGATTGCAGCCGCGCCGCGCTGGTGGTGACGACCCGGCCAGCGCCGTCCGGCTGCGCAGCCATGGTGGTCGACCGGCCGCGGCTTGCAAGCCAGGGCGCGCTGGCGCTGACGCAGCGTGGTGACGGCTTTGCCGTTCAGGCCGTGAGGGCGAGAGGCGCAAGCCGGCCCTGGTTGCCGGCCGGCGCTGGCGAAGGGGATTTCGACGGCAGCCTCGTGCCCAAGAACTTTACGGCCAAGACGGCAGCGCCCCGGAGTCGGGACGCAACGCCGGCAGAGACCGACCTGCAGGCTGACGATTGA
- a CDS encoding YybH family protein produces the protein MISEADAIVSGIIAKWCAGFAKLDAAALSSLYSRNAFFFGSNPKLYRGRDGVADYFNGLPRWRKPSAAFSEVNAAQAGPDLINVGATITFDLAGERPDLVVKMSWVIIREDGEWMIVNHHASSKAPLI, from the coding sequence ATGATCAGCGAAGCCGACGCCATCGTTTCAGGCATCATCGCGAAATGGTGCGCCGGCTTCGCAAAGCTCGACGCTGCGGCGCTGTCGTCGCTATATTCGAGGAACGCGTTCTTCTTCGGCTCCAATCCCAAGCTCTATCGGGGCCGGGACGGTGTTGCCGATTACTTCAATGGCCTGCCGCGCTGGCGCAAGCCGAGTGCGGCGTTCTCCGAGGTGAACGCAGCGCAAGCAGGGCCCGATCTGATCAACGTGGGCGCCACCATCACGTTCGATCTTGCTGGCGAACGTCCCGATCTCGTCGTCAAGATGAGCTGGGTCATCATCCGCGAGGACGGCGAGTGGATGATCGTCAATCACCACGCCTCGTCGAAGGCGCCGCTGATCTGA
- a CDS encoding glutamine--tRNA ligase/YqeY domain fusion protein, producing MTEPVAPEVGRDFIRDIIQADLEQGKYKEIVTRFPPEPNGYLHIGHAKSIALNFGIAQEFPGRCHLRFDDTNPVKEEQEYIDSIQADVRWLGFDWGKNLFFASDYFDRLYEWAEQLIRDGLAYVDDQTQEEIRLSRGTLTEPGRNSPFRDRTAEENLDLFRRMKAGEFPNGARVLRAKIDMAAGNINLRDPVLYRILHAHHPRTGTKWSIYPSYDYAHGQSDAIEGITHSICTLEFEDHRPLYDWFIEKLPVPSEPHQYEFARLNLTYTLLSKRVLTQLVRDGHVAGWDDPRMPTMAGMRRRGVPPAALREFVKRIGVAKANSVVDVGMLEFCIREELNRTAQRRMAVLKPLKVVIENYPEGQTEELEAINHPDDPSAGTRKITFGRELYIEQDDFMENPPKKFFRLSPGNEVRLRYAYFVKCTGVIKNDAGEVVELRCTYDPATKGGNAPDGRKVKATMHWLPAAASKPAEIRIYNQLFSNPSPDASNFAADLNPNSLEILSDARVEASVAESNAMEPMQFERQGYFVRDKDSTPGKPVFSRTIGLRDTFAKEVAKG from the coding sequence ATGACAGAACCGGTGGCACCTGAGGTTGGGCGCGATTTCATTCGTGACATCATCCAGGCCGACCTTGAGCAGGGCAAGTACAAGGAAATCGTGACCCGGTTCCCGCCGGAGCCGAACGGCTATCTGCATATCGGCCACGCCAAGTCGATCGCACTCAATTTCGGCATCGCGCAGGAGTTTCCGGGCCGCTGTCACTTGCGCTTCGACGACACCAACCCGGTCAAGGAGGAGCAGGAATATATCGATTCCATCCAGGCCGACGTGCGCTGGCTCGGCTTCGACTGGGGCAAAAACCTGTTCTTCGCCTCGGACTATTTCGATCGCCTGTACGAATGGGCGGAGCAGCTGATCCGCGACGGGCTCGCTTATGTCGACGACCAGACCCAGGAGGAGATCCGCCTCTCGCGCGGCACGCTGACCGAGCCCGGCAGGAACTCGCCGTTCCGTGACCGCACCGCGGAGGAGAACCTCGACCTGTTCCGGCGTATGAAGGCGGGCGAATTCCCGAACGGCGCGCGCGTGCTGCGGGCCAAGATCGACATGGCCGCGGGCAACATCAATCTGCGCGATCCCGTGCTGTATCGCATCCTGCATGCGCATCATCCGCGCACCGGCACGAAGTGGAGCATCTATCCGAGCTACGATTACGCGCATGGCCAGTCGGACGCGATCGAGGGCATCACGCATTCGATCTGTACGCTGGAGTTCGAGGATCACCGGCCGCTCTATGACTGGTTCATCGAGAAGCTGCCGGTGCCGTCCGAGCCGCATCAGTACGAATTCGCGCGGCTGAATCTGACCTACACGCTGCTGTCGAAGCGCGTGCTGACCCAGCTCGTCCGCGACGGCCATGTCGCGGGCTGGGACGATCCGCGCATGCCGACCATGGCGGGCATGCGCCGCCGTGGCGTGCCGCCGGCGGCGCTGCGCGAATTCGTCAAGCGTATCGGTGTGGCCAAGGCCAACAGTGTGGTCGATGTCGGCATGCTCGAATTCTGCATCCGCGAGGAGCTGAACCGCACGGCGCAGCGGCGCATGGCAGTGCTGAAGCCGCTGAAAGTGGTGATCGAGAACTATCCGGAAGGGCAGACCGAGGAGCTCGAGGCGATCAATCATCCTGATGATCCTTCGGCCGGCACGCGCAAGATCACGTTCGGCCGCGAGCTCTATATCGAGCAGGACGACTTCATGGAGAACCCGCCGAAGAAGTTCTTCCGCCTGTCGCCAGGCAACGAGGTGCGGCTGCGCTATGCCTATTTCGTCAAATGCACCGGCGTGATCAAGAACGACGCTGGCGAGGTGGTGGAGCTGCGCTGCACCTACGATCCCGCGACCAAGGGCGGCAACGCGCCCGATGGCCGCAAGGTCAAGGCCACCATGCACTGGCTGCCGGCGGCGGCATCGAAGCCGGCGGAGATCCGCATCTACAACCAGCTGTTCTCCAATCCGAGCCCGGACGCTTCGAACTTTGCGGCCGATCTCAATCCGAACTCGCTTGAGATCCTGTCCGATGCGCGGGTCGAGGCCTCCGTTGCGGAAAGCAATGCGATGGAGCCGATGCAGTTCGAGCGCCAGGGCTATTTCGTGCGCGACAAGGATTCGACCCCTGGCAAGCCGGTGTTCTCGCGGACCATCGGCTTGCGCGACACGTTCGCCAAGGAAGTCGCCAAGGGGTGA
- the gltX gene encoding glutamate--tRNA ligase, with product MTDSVVTRFAPSPTGFLHIGGARTALFNWLYAKKHGGKMLLRIEDTDRERSTEAAIGAILDGLKWLELGWDGEVIYQFARAARHREVAEQLLAEGKAYRCYATAEELAAMREKARAEGRTRLYDGMWRDRDPATAPGDIKPTIRLRAPQTGETVIEDQVQGRVVWQNENLDDLVLLRGDGNPTYMLAVVVDDHDMGVTHVIRGDDHLINAARQKQIYDAMGWALPSMSHIPLIHGPDGSKLSKRHGALGVDAYRAMGYLPAALRNYLVRLGWSHGDQEIFSTEEMIAAFDLASVGRAAARFDFAKLENLNGHYIRNADDQSLVKMFEDVLDHVVPARDEIKAKLNDTTRAQLLKAMPALKERAKTLIELIDGAYFIFADRPLQLDAKAQTLLTAENRKLIGQLHSALEKVETWSGATTEAALRAFAEENSLKLGAVAQPLRAALTGRTTSPGIFEVLDVLGRQESLARLKDQSTT from the coding sequence ATGACCGATTCCGTCGTCACCCGCTTTGCCCCCTCGCCGACCGGCTTCCTCCACATCGGGGGCGCCCGCACGGCGCTGTTCAACTGGCTCTATGCGAAGAAGCATGGCGGCAAGATGCTGCTGCGGATCGAGGACACCGACCGGGAGCGCTCCACCGAGGCGGCGATCGGCGCCATCCTCGACGGCCTCAAATGGCTGGAGCTCGGCTGGGACGGCGAAGTCATCTACCAGTTCGCCCGTGCCGCCCGCCACCGCGAGGTCGCCGAGCAACTGCTCGCCGAGGGCAAGGCCTATCGCTGCTACGCCACTGCCGAGGAGCTCGCCGCGATGCGCGAGAAGGCGCGCGCCGAAGGCCGCACCCGCCTCTATGACGGCATGTGGCGCGACCGCGACCCGGCCACGGCGCCGGGCGACATCAAGCCGACGATCCGGCTGCGCGCGCCGCAGACCGGCGAGACCGTGATCGAGGACCAGGTCCAGGGCCGCGTGGTCTGGCAGAACGAGAACCTGGACGACCTCGTGCTGTTGCGCGGCGATGGCAACCCGACCTACATGCTCGCGGTGGTCGTGGACGACCACGACATGGGCGTCACCCACGTCATCCGCGGCGATGACCATCTGATCAACGCCGCCCGCCAGAAGCAGATCTATGATGCGATGGGCTGGGCGCTGCCGAGCATGTCTCACATCCCCCTCATCCACGGTCCGGATGGCTCGAAGCTGTCGAAGCGTCACGGCGCCCTCGGCGTCGATGCCTATCGCGCCATGGGATACCTGCCGGCGGCGCTGCGCAACTATCTCGTCCGGCTCGGCTGGAGCCATGGCGATCAGGAGATCTTCTCGACCGAGGAGATGATCGCGGCGTTCGACCTCGCCAGCGTCGGCCGGGCCGCAGCGCGGTTCGATTTCGCCAAGCTGGAAAACCTCAACGGTCACTACATCCGCAACGCCGACGATCAATCACTCGTGAAGATGTTCGAGGATGTGCTCGACCACGTCGTGCCTGCCCGCGACGAGATCAAGGCCAAGCTGAACGACACCACGCGAGCGCAGCTGCTCAAGGCCATGCCCGCCCTGAAAGAGCGCGCCAAGACGCTGATCGAGCTGATCGACGGCGCCTATTTCATCTTCGCCGACCGGCCGCTGCAGCTCGATGCCAAGGCGCAGACGCTGCTGACGGCAGAGAACCGCAAGCTGATCGGCCAGCTTCATTCCGCGCTGGAGAAAGTCGAGACGTGGAGCGGCGCCACCACGGAGGCCGCGCTGCGCGCCTTCGCCGAGGAAAATAGTCTCAAGCTCGGCGCGGTCGCCCAGCCCTTGCGGGCTGCGCTGACCGGACGGACGACGTCGCCTGGTATATTTGAGGTTTTGGACGTCCTGGGACGCCAGGAGAGCCTCGCGCGGCTTAAGGATCAGTCTACGACGTAA
- the gltA gene encoding citrate synthase, whose translation MDAKPSNKTATLTVGNKNYDLPILSGSVGPDVIDIGKLYGQSGLFTYDPGFTSTASCQSKITYIDGDAGVLEYRGYPIEQLAEHGDFLETCYLLLYGNLPTAAQKKDFDHRVTHHTMVHEQMARFFQGFRRDAHPMAIMVAAVGALAAFYHDSTDINDPKQRMIASMRMIAKIPTLAAMAYKYTVGQPFIYPKNSLGFAENFLNMCFAVPCEDYKVSPVLADALEKIFILHADHEQNASTSTVRIAGSSGANPFACIAAGIACLWGPAHGGANEAALNMLYGIGTVDKIPEFIAKVKDKNSEVRLMGFGHRVYKNYDPRAKIMQKMCHAVLKETGHGDDPMLKVALELEKIALSDQYFIDRKLYPNVDFYSGITLKAMGFPVSMFTVLFAVARTVGWISQWSEMIEDPQQKIGRPRQLYTGVAKRDYVPISDRK comes from the coding sequence ATGGACGCAAAACCAAGCAACAAGACCGCCACACTGACGGTCGGAAACAAGAACTACGATCTTCCGATCCTCAGCGGCAGCGTCGGGCCTGATGTCATCGATATCGGCAAGCTCTACGGCCAGTCCGGCCTGTTCACCTACGATCCGGGCTTCACCTCGACTGCGAGCTGCCAGTCCAAGATCACCTACATCGATGGTGACGCGGGCGTCCTGGAATACCGCGGCTACCCGATCGAGCAGCTCGCCGAGCATGGCGACTTCCTGGAGACCTGCTATCTCCTGCTCTACGGGAATCTGCCGACCGCCGCGCAGAAGAAGGATTTCGACCATCGCGTGACCCATCACACGATGGTGCACGAGCAGATGGCCCGCTTCTTCCAGGGCTTCCGCCGCGACGCCCATCCGATGGCGATCATGGTTGCGGCCGTCGGCGCGCTCGCCGCCTTCTATCACGATAGCACCGACATCAACGATCCGAAGCAGCGCATGATCGCATCCATGCGCATGATCGCGAAGATCCCGACCTTGGCGGCGATGGCCTACAAGTACACGGTCGGCCAGCCCTTCATCTATCCGAAGAACTCGCTGGGCTTTGCCGAGAACTTCCTGAACATGTGCTTCGCGGTGCCCTGCGAGGATTACAAGGTCAGCCCGGTGCTCGCCGACGCGCTGGAGAAGATCTTCATCCTGCATGCCGATCACGAGCAGAACGCCTCGACCTCGACGGTGCGCATCGCCGGCTCCTCCGGCGCCAACCCGTTCGCCTGCATCGCGGCGGGCATCGCCTGCCTCTGGGGCCCGGCGCATGGCGGCGCCAACGAAGCCGCGCTCAACATGCTCTACGGCATCGGCACGGTCGACAAGATCCCCGAATTCATCGCCAAGGTGAAGGACAAGAATTCCGAAGTCCGCCTGATGGGCTTCGGGCACCGCGTCTACAAAAACTACGATCCGCGCGCCAAGATCATGCAGAAGATGTGTCACGCCGTGCTCAAGGAGACCGGCCATGGCGACGATCCGATGCTGAAGGTGGCGCTGGAGCTCGAGAAGATCGCGCTCAGCGACCAGTACTTCATCGACCGCAAGCTCTACCCGAACGTCGACTTCTATTCGGGCATCACGCTGAAGGCGATGGGCTTCCCGGTCTCGATGTTCACCGTGCTGTTCGCGGTCGCCCGCACCGTCGGCTGGATCAGCCAGTGGAGCGAGATGATCGAGGATCCGCAGCAGAAGATCGGCCGTCCGCGCCAGCTCTACACGGGCGTCGCCAAGCGCGACTATGTGCCGATCAGCGATCGCAAGTAA